The Astyanax mexicanus isolate ESR-SI-001 chromosome 4, AstMex3_surface, whole genome shotgun sequence genome segment AATACTGAAGCCCTGGTTCCTTATGCAGCAATAACCAAATTGTAGGACTTCAAAGTGCACCTGTGTGGAGCTGAAAATAGACAAAGATTGTACGGTACATACAAGCAGGtggtttaatttaatgttttttccgTGTATGCCTCTGTTTGCCTTTTAGATTGAGAGTGCTGCTACTgtgtgtagtggattaaccagaggatttcttcattgcttggacacaaacacacactacccccactttacggcctataaggaaacttcgaacccagaacactctaaaaaaaccttggagtaatcttttttttcaaacaaccttaaatttcaaaatgacatttactgactatttcttcactcagcctcgctcaagagccctaaatgcgagtttagggtaaaattctgtttacattcctccaagtcataaacctcggagttaatgtaaacatttggaacatttgcaacaccatcactaggacgggactgcggacttaagagagtgtcaaaacttaattaatgccttggaaattgttaattcaccaaatgttgtaccaatttaggggtttgtgcctagttatttctgcaatcacttagaaataagattaatgaaattaagagaaatgttctaagcttgggattccattttcaacattgcaggctcaaattctgtggggtgcagaaagaactccttcccccaccgtcgtaaattcagacaggcaaggaccaagccttatctgaacactcagcagaggggaggaatttctcactcagaagattttgcttaaaatacatctatattgactatataaaaaaatgtgttttatagaatgtttactagataatggtatatgtgtctggtatatggtatatgtgtttggatgtgtcctgattcaatttttctacacattcaagtctgaatcaaccaggtttaactagcatttgataatttagctttatttggttatcagtggtttaaccaggtattatcttttaagtgatttaattgggtttaaataataacatgactcttgatctctttctgacagagtaccatccatcattgtattcctaagattatcttgagtattacaaaactgtttgtgggcaaaatatatatatattacatttattgtgattcaattgtaagattgttgtttcctgaatttatcctcacaaactgatatgctgaaaaatgtattttgatccactgtttaattgagttttcttttggtttgatctattagaaaaatgctgaagcatgctgaccatgtgagcgagggggggttttatggccctttgtgaataagatcttccctgccaaagtttgaaattgctcctagaccaatcaaaacacagacatttgggccacagggccaatcatagctcgaaggccaaacaggccacagagtctaatagttaaactgggcagacacagttgcagttgccagttgagttttggtaGTTCAGGTCagaggagttggaggagaagcagttagagaaggagtgggagaaggagttggagaagatgagttgaggaaaacagttagaggagagaggttagggagcccagagatgagAGAGATAATAAGGGGCACTgtcaatcaaactttttgacaggtgaccttttgacctttgcactatcaatcaaactttttgacaggtgaccttttgacctttgctagTTGCCCTTTGACCTCTCCCccacagcacatgcctccttttctggaatgtgacctttgacccctcagatcaccctatgatgctgtcagttattaattatgttttcaatcatctgtaattactttTGACCTTTGCCATGTGCCCTTTGACCCCTCCCCACACCccgtgcctccttttctggaatgtgacatttgacccctcagatcaccctatgatgctgtcagttattaattatgttttcaatcatctgtaattaccattgacccctcagatcccctgacccttgaactctcttaattatttttctgacATCAATGACTACGAGTCTCcggtaattatgttttcaatcatctgtaattacccctgccattcgtcattcatgttttggatatgaggtaatttaaaccatggtgacacaccgccccgcccatccctccgcccttcctgccccatccccacctcttcccgtcccgcccagccccgcccccatcattattcagattgtcctgattggtcaaaaaaattcccgccaaaagtattgaccaataaggttgttattcctatggagcaatcacagcaagcctgcgagtgaaatgtgtatttaagagttagcgagatgtgtgaaggaccgagagaacggagcaatggcttgtgtttctgaggttgctgaaaaccaaagcttcccataccgggatttgaacccggacCGTCTGGATGAAAGCCAGAAATCCTACGCGTTAGACCATATGGGAGGATCTGTAGAAGAAGAGCACGATGACGAGAATCTAAAAAGGTACCGAACAAGGGAGAGCATTCCTGAACCAATCGCTCAAGGAGCGCTCAAGACTCAAGTCTGGCGTTTGTCAGATGGAACTTACtttggttttgtttttcttaaggatatatatagcgttgctatgtacgtcggaaaaacggatagatacgatgatgcctcagctcgttttactttgaaccatatagaatggtttagcttcagaagacactgctctgtttttaatgcctacgtcaattacagaaatacagaatgcagcccattttttcaggagaacatgaatttaatttggaaacctctgaatacaggaaagtctaggcgttttaatctcgcgccggttatgacaagcctcggatgtaatgtaagcctcagtgtcattcaagatttaaaatgctatgcaattgaaaatgacctgcactcgtgcgatttccaggttgtttttaattcagaagaCTTTAAAAGAATGAATCGTGTCTACTTCGCAATAATTGACAGTCTGTTCTATATGAACAAATAGATTTTCTGATTATTgtcaaacatacaaaaccaacattaattatattcttaaacattaaacttttatattacattttaatacttttttagccTATACTTTTCTATACTTTAGCTAAATTACCTCTCTTTCATGTGAGTTGAGATAGTTAGAGAGGTAAGTGGTTGCTGGTGGAGTTAAGGGGTGGGGGGGTGGCGGTTTCCTGAGAGTAAGATATGAATTAGTTAGATCAATCAGTGTATTGATGGGTAAAGGAACTAGTGAACTAGCCCATTGTTTGATTCTCACATGTTGCTTCACGCGCAACTGGCTAAAAGGGATTCCAGACTCCCAACAGAGTATAGACTATTGATGATTCAACAGCCGGGGGTAAATGCAGTAAACCATTTACCCAGGATTGGTTTACAATCCTCAGTCTAttgttttttaatgaatgttcTGATCAGATCAGCAAAATTtaaaacagagcagtgtcttttgatgttttgaatcctttgttaaaaaaaaaaaatgaaacacacacacaaactcacacacaccacacacctcccacTCTTTTCTGTGATGTCATAACCTGAGGTCATCAATCAAAATCACTGTATAAAAACCCGTTGGTAATCCACAATTTACATTCTGGAGCCAACACAGACGCTTGAAGACCTCAAACGCTTTGACGCTCCTTGATTTCAACCGCAATATGGACTTTGGTGAGagaaaaaacttttaatatgaaattatcacaatatattacttttattaaaattACCTTTAAGTAGTTAAATGACTGTTTCTTATGGTTTAATAGGAATTTAATAGGAATCACTCATCTTTCAGCTTAATTAATGTGAGTAGTTAACATTGTTCTATGTATCCTATGCAAAATCGAATGTAAGTGATATTTAAGACTACTTTTCTAcgtaatatatgaaatatgtagtatatacattcatcttttattttattttaggatcagaatgtttcattgttgaaactgtgacagactgtgatgctgtgacaGACGAAAGTGTGCTATATCATCCATTTCAAAGtaagtttttattactttttgattaaaaataattatttaatttcaaacatGATGATTTGTTTCCTTCAATATGAAActcaaatgtttatttatattttctatagcTTTTCATCCGGAACCTAGTAACTACGGATTAACCATTCACGGTGAGTGAAACTTaatgaaatatgtaatatatgtaaatatttaatttaaaatattctaaatattctTTCTGTTCATTAGAAAACAGTTTCACCCCGGCTTTGTCTGACAATCTACAATTTGATGATGTTAATTCTGGTAAGAAACTTATACACACAGGCTTACTCTTACAGGGAATGGcgaaaaaagtaaaacatgttttctcttttccttccaTAGTGACAAGTCAACAATCAAATGATTACCGACCAACTACACCTAGTGAGTCAAATTTtgaaattatgtaataattatCCTTTGTTAAATAACGTGCGCTAATTGAAATCTTTTTTTTCGATAGGAAACAGTCCGGCTTTGTCTGACAATCTACAATTTGATGATGTTAATTCTGGTAAGAAACTTATACATACAGGCTTACTCTTACAGGGAATGGCgaaaaagtaaaacatgttttctcttttccttccaTAGTGACAAGTCAACAATCAAATGATTACCGACCAACTACACCTAGTGAGTCAAATTTtgaaattatgtaataattatCCTTTGTTAAATAacgtgcacacactcacacacacacatacacacacacacacacacacactccacccataGCCCCCACCACTGGGGGCCCATGGctcctgttcttcaatagtcccacacacacacacacacacacacatacacacactccacccatAGCCCCCACCCCTGGGGCCCATGGCTCCTGGTCTTCAacagtcccacacacacacacacacacacacacacactcatgcatacagcaataataattcaattattttttttatttttttattttttttgtattacagaTCTCCAACAACAAGAAGAATGCGAACTGGACGACCTGTACGACTTTCGATATCTGAAAAGGGCCGTGGAAATTTCGCTACGGAGGCTGGAACGTGCAGCTGCAAGCAGATCACGGGAGGAATTTAGGTTGGCTTTACCTTTGTTTACAGACCGTGTAATGCTCTTGGTTAGACATTGTGTTGAGGATATAGATAATAATGTCGCAGAAACGCCCCGGTTGTGATTCTTTGTTAAATAAGAATAAATCTAAAAAATCCAACAATTCACCTTATTCAAATGAAACAAACAATAACCCACATTCATTAATCAGTGAACCAAGTACCTCAAACCTACAAACAAATCATGTAGAACACAACACAGCTCTGAACCCTTTTCTGTTAGAAATGGTTAATGAGATTAATGGTAGTAATGAAAGGTTGACTTCTAATAATGAACACAGCTCTGAAATTGTATCTAATCTAGAAAATACATCAGAAACACCATACAATTTGTTTTCGGGATTAAGCGAATGCTTAACCAACATACAAAATGCGTTAATAGAACACAACACAACTCTGAACCCTTTTCTGTTAGAAATGGTAAATGAGATTAATGAGGTTAACGAAAGATTGGGGTCTATTGATGAACACAGGGATCATGAATTAGCTTCTAATCTTGAAAATATGTCAGAAAATCTATCCATCATTCAAACCGCTCTAACGCAGCACAACACATGCACAGCTCTGAACCCTTTTCTAATGGAAATGATAAATGAGATGAATGAAAGCATGACAGAACCACAACCTTGTGTCGCCACTGTACCATCCCCTATAAATGATTCGTTTGAAACATCTCAGGAATTATTACAACAACTAAACCAGAGTCTCTTGAGATTAAATGAAATTCTTGCAAACATGGGTCAGGATTCACACATTTTACCAAGTAGTCCTGTTAACGAGAATGTTTCAAATAGCCCTTCTCCATCTACTGATGA includes the following:
- the LOC125801098 gene encoding uncharacterized protein LOC125801098 isoform X2, with the translated sequence MDFGSECFIVETVTDCDAVTDESVLYHPFQTFHPEPSNYGLTIHENSFTPALSDNLQFDDVNSGKKLIHTGLLLQGMAKKVKHVFSFPSIVTSQQSNDYRPTTPRNSPALSDNLQFDDVNSVTSQQSNDYRPTTPNLQQQEECELDDLYDFRYLKRAVEISLRRLERAAASRSREEFRLALPLFTDRVMLLVRHCVEDIDNNVAETPRL
- the LOC125801098 gene encoding uncharacterized protein LOC125801098 isoform X3, encoding MKYVVYTFIFYFILGSECFIVETVTDCDAVTDESVLYHPFQTFHPEPSNYGLTIHENSFTPALSDNLQFDDVNSVTSQQSNDYRPTTPRNSPALSDNLQFDDVNSVTSQQSNDYRPTTPNLQQQEECELDDLYDFRYLKRAVEISLRRLERAAASRSREEFRLALPLFTDRVMLLVRHCVEDIDNNVAETPRL